From a region of the Triticum aestivum cultivar Chinese Spring chromosome 7D, IWGSC CS RefSeq v2.1, whole genome shotgun sequence genome:
- the LOC123167605 gene encoding uncharacterized protein produces the protein MLRKMKKRKHEHDEVPHTSPALPSAQVQQPQLQPTVSNNRCFLHFLPYLRQPKEITYNSCQLKPKVEASDYFDSPSAKSIGKFFSKPAPEPTYEAVLQEQLRETENRAKELKQEWQTSGCTVIVDSWKSKCDKSFVSVLVHCSKGTQFLTSIDVSEITEDLDELESMLSRVVDDVGAHNIVQIVMNDVSPHMQMARQYVLNKYDSFFFVLCADHCINLLLEKIAALEHVSEVLMKAREITRFLYGHALPMKLKGRYVQVEILSSSYLRFVAVFITLERLVSARVGLVQMFSSPKWVPSGWACLDLFEHIQSIVKTDDEFWHAAAEVVKVTKPLVIVLYKLESDICPMGILYEAMDRAKEEISLSVGYESDFYWCMIDRIWDGYLHSPLHAAGQMLNPRFFYTAGFQPDAEISGGIAACTIQLGKAHYNARKASAQLEVYEKKLGYFDTDPAMQQIMELPQVEWWSTHGARVPDLQTLARRVLSQTCFGATRYNIDRSLSEKLHAQWDEMTPPEQERFRQKEYVHYNRVLARAAPLLHGSSVKQHDRVTMVLHDWIRPQKHAAGCH, from the exons GCAGCCCAAGGAAATCACATATAATTCTTGTCAACTGAAACCCAAGGTTGAGGCAAGTGATTACTTCGATTCTCCGTCAGCAAAATCAATAGGCAAGTTCTTCTCCAAACCTGCACCTGAGCCTACGTACGAAGCTGTTCTGCAGGAGCAACTAAGAGAAACTGAGAACCGCGCAAAGGAACTCAAGCAAGAGTGGCAAACAAGTGGCTGCACTGTAATTGTTGATAGTTGGAAGAGCAAGTGTGACAAAAGCTTCGTAAGTGTCCTGGTGCACTGCAGCAAAGGTACGCAGTTCCTCACATCCATTGACGTCTCTGAAATCACTGAGGACTTGGATGAGCTAGAATCAATGCTTTCTCGCGTGGTTGATGATGTCGGTGCCCATAACATTGTTCAGATTGTCATGAATGACGTGTCACCCCATATGCAGATGGCACGGCAGTATGTGCTAAATAAATATGACAGTTTTTTCTTCGTGCTATGTGCTGACCATTGCATCAACCTTCTGCTTGAGAAAATAGCAGCGCTCGAGCATGTCAGTGAAGTCCTAATGAAGGCAAGGGAAATTACAAGGTTTTTATATGGCCATGCACTGCCAATGAAACTGAAAGGAAGATATGTTCAGGTGGAGATTTTGAGCAGTTCTTATCTGAGATTTGTGGCAGTGTTCATCACATTAGAGAGGTTAGTTTCTGCAAGAGTAGGTCTGGTGCAGATGTTCAGCTCGCCTAAATGGGTTCCCTCTGGTTGGGCTTGTCTTGATTTGTTTGAGCATATCCAGAGCATAGTAAAGACAGACGATGAATTTTGGCATGCTGCTGCTGAAGTCGTGAAGGTTACAAAACCACTTGTCATTGTGTTGTATAAACTGGAATCTGATATCTGTCCGATGGGTATCTTGTATGAAGCCATGGACAGAGCAAAAGAAGAGATATCTCTCAGTGTCGGATATGAAAGTGACTTCTATTGGTGTATGATTGACAGGATATGGGATGGTTACTTGCATAGTCCCCTCCATGCTGCTGGTCAGATGCTAAACCCAAGGTTCTTTTACACAGCTGGATTCCAGCCTGATGCTGAGATCAGCGGCGGCATCGCGGCATGCACAATCCAACTGGGCAAGGCTCATTACAATGCCAGAAAAGCGTCTGCACAATTGGAAGTGTATGAAAAGAAGTTGGGCTATTTCGACACAGATCCAGCAATGCAGCAAATCATGGAATTACCACAAG TTGAATGGTGGTCGACCCACGGGGCTCGCGTGCCCGACCTGCAGACCCTGGCAAGGCGGGTCCTGAGCCAGACGTGCTTCGGCGCCACCAGGTACAACATCGACCGGAGCCTGTCAGAGAAGCTGCACGCTCAGTGGGACGAGATGACGCCGCCCGAGCAGGAGAGGTTCCGGCAGAAGGAGTACGTCCACTACAACCGCGtcctcgcccgcgccgccccgctcctgCACGGATCCTCCGTGAAGCAGCACGACAGGGTGACCATGGTGCTGCACGACTGGATCAGGCCGCAGAAACATGCCGCTGGTTGCCACTGA